In the Aeromicrobium fastidiosum genome, TGTTGCCGCTCTCGTGCTCGGTGCGCAGGTCCTTGACCATCTGGTACGGGTTGAGCACGTAGTTGCGCATCTGGTCGCCCCACGACGCCTGCACGTCGCCGCGCAGCTCGTCGAGGTGGGCGCGCTCCTCGGCCTTCTTGAGCGCGAGCAGCTTGGCCTTGAGGATCACCATGGCACTGGCCTTGTTCTGCAGCTGGCTCTTCTCGTTCTGGCAGCTGACGACCGTGCCGGTGGGGATGTGCGTGAGGCGGACGGCGGAGTCGGTCGTGTTGACGCTCTGACCGCCGGGACCGGACGACCGGTAGACGTCGACGCGGATCTCCTCGTCGGGCACGTCGATCTCGTCGGTCTGCTCGAGCACCGGGACGACCTCGATGGCCGCGAACGACGTCTGGCGGCGTCCCTGGTTGTCGAACGGCGAGATGCGCACGAGGCGGTGCGTGCCGGCCTCGACCGACAGCGTGCCGTAGGCGTACGGGGCCTTGACCGCGAACGTCGTCGACTTGAGCCCGGCCTCCTCGGCGTACGACACGTCGTAGATCTCGACGGTGTAGCCGTGGCGCTCGGCCCAGCGGATGTACATGCGCTGCAGCATCAGGGCGAAGTCGGCCGCGTCGACGCCGCCGGCACCCGAGCGGATCGAGACGAGGGCGTCGCGCTC is a window encoding:
- the prfB gene encoding peptide chain release factor 2 — encoded protein: MAAPDFAEQTKALDATLTSIEKVLDLDAVRKEIDELQVEVGDPELWDDQANAQRVTSRLSTLQAQVERVTSLRTRLDDLDIMHEMALEEDDAETSAEVERELVRIKKTIDSLEVRTLLSGEYDERDALVSIRSGAGGVDAADFALMLQRMYIRWAERHGYTVEIYDVSYAEEAGLKSTTFAVKAPYAYGTLSVEAGTHRLVRISPFDNQGRRQTSFAAIEVVPVLEQTDEIDVPDEEIRVDVYRSSGPGGQSVNTTDSAVRLTHIPTGTVVSCQNEKSQLQNKASAMVILKAKLLALKKAEERAHLDELRGDVQASWGDQMRNYVLNPYQMVKDLRTEHESGNTQAVLDGEIDDFIEAGIRWRRNQPSA